In the Pseudanabaena sp. PCC 7367 genome, one interval contains:
- a CDS encoding ABC transporter permease subunit (The N-terminal region of this protein, as described by TIGR01726, is a three transmembrane segment that identifies a subfamily of ABC transporter permease subunits, which specificities that include histidine, arginine, glutamine, glutamate, L-cystine (sic), the opines (in Agrobacterium) octopine and nopaline, etc.): protein MGSIATKIGRQWRIILQVVLCVGVVVIFIGAWNNLVFNLTEKGLTIGFGFLQSEASFQIADTPISYSPTDPYIRAITIGMINTIKVTIVSIFLSTVIGITIGVCRLSENWLLRKIALVYVEAFRNTPLVLQLAFIYGLLLLLPAPQEPLSLFGLVTFDVTGIALAGTGLKLPPELAAIVLGLSLSTAAFIGEIVRGGIESVSKGQWEAAKALGLKSTLAMRLVVFPQALKIIIPPVTGQYLNVAKNSSLAAVTGYDDFYKITSTVSNQTGKEVEGIAILMLGYLTLSLIIALITDFLNRKVQAKER, encoded by the coding sequence ATGGGGTCAATAGCAACAAAGATCGGCAGGCAATGGCGGATTATTCTCCAGGTAGTGCTGTGTGTGGGCGTAGTTGTCATCTTCATTGGTGCCTGGAATAACCTGGTATTTAACCTCACTGAAAAAGGCTTAACGATCGGCTTTGGCTTTTTGCAATCGGAGGCTTCGTTCCAAATTGCCGATACGCCGATTTCCTATAGCCCCACCGACCCCTACATTCGGGCAATTACGATCGGTATGATCAATACGATCAAAGTAACGATCGTTTCAATTTTCCTATCTACGGTGATTGGCATTACGATCGGCGTGTGCCGTTTGTCGGAAAACTGGCTACTACGCAAGATCGCATTGGTTTATGTGGAAGCATTTCGGAATACTCCACTAGTGCTACAACTGGCTTTCATCTATGGCTTATTACTGTTGCTCCCCGCCCCCCAAGAACCTTTGAGTTTGTTTGGCCTGGTCACCTTTGATGTGACTGGGATTGCCCTGGCAGGCACTGGATTAAAACTCCCTCCGGAATTAGCCGCGATCGTATTGGGCTTGAGCTTGAGCACGGCAGCCTTTATTGGTGAGATTGTGCGCGGTGGGATTGAGTCGGTTTCCAAGGGACAGTGGGAGGCCGCCAAAGCTCTGGGGCTAAAGTCAACCCTGGCAATGCGATTGGTGGTTTTTCCCCAGGCACTCAAGATTATTATTCCGCCTGTAACTGGTCAATACTTAAATGTGGCGAAGAACTCCAGCTTGGCTGCTGTAACTGGCTATGATGATTTTTATAAAATCACCTCGACCGTTAGTAACCAGACTGGCAAAGAAGTGGAAGGGATTGCAATCTTAATGTTGGGCTATCTGACCCTCAGTTTAATTATTGCCTTAATTACTGATTTTCTGAATCGTAAGGTGCAGGCAAAGGAGAGATAA
- a CDS encoding AAA family ATPase, with protein sequence MIPRKLSLRNFLSYQELVLDFAGLHTACICGANGAGKSSLLEAITWAIWGQSRVATEDDVVYVGATEAQVDFSFTAHDRTYRIMRTRPRGSATVLEFQMLGDGGYKSLTERGLRATQQAILTHLKMDYNTFVNSAYLRQGRADEFMLRRPGDRKQILVDMLNLAQYEHLGESAKDVVRDCKAEANAIAAALASLQETLAQEQIIQPQLAQLNQDLAALKLVNATTKQQLQTKGSEQQQRQNQQQQLNWQQRRYDRLQEDCQRLQTQVQQQHGQLRELEVIISHSDRIYQEHAHYQELCHREAEANRKSQRYQQLNQEKSQLQQAIAVKQSELKEQLKHARLELERLQQKQQELNLAIAKGTEIEAAVNKLHQARAQLRQFDRLQAQASPLIQRQHSLQRQLDQHVAKLTAQLDAQRKQLHQWRSQTQLNPDLLATKQQIDQAISHLQARQAYQNQVYEKGLERRSFLERLQERAQACQAQFSELSDRLAQLSQPHQADCPLCQQSLDHNHREQLKQKLEQEYQSLQAEIWVIKEQQAASECEIQVLRQEYRQLSQELAALPTYLQQKGHLEAQLQTSSNTHSQIQTLEQEIAQLETCLQQQDYLPEARAELDLVESGLAQLNYDERNHALVRGEAERWRWADLKLTELKKAMREHEQVLQQLPQQQAQVELRSQRLNQHAIDLELQQQLEQCDRQLAQIGYDPATHQQLRQAQTQAQPALLHYQELTIARQKHPEVLSQYQQTKQQYAQKQADLAVLSQEIDRLQQTLAVTPDLAEVIKQLEQELADQRSQIEQLIGAIARFQQTQQQLETQKSQASNLETRLTELRHRQQIHQELQYAFGKNGIQALMIETMLPQIEAETNILLAKLSNHQLHVRFITQKAGKRSDRLIDTLDIEIADSQGTRPYETYSGGESFRINFAIRLALSRVLAQRVGGKLQTLIIDEGFSTQDHEGCDRLVAAINAIAGDFACILVITHMPQLKEAFSHLIEVSKTNMGSKINLVA encoded by the coding sequence ATGATTCCTCGAAAATTAAGCTTAAGAAATTTTTTAAGCTATCAAGAACTGGTACTTGATTTTGCCGGATTGCACACGGCCTGTATTTGTGGTGCGAATGGTGCGGGTAAATCTTCACTCTTAGAAGCGATCACCTGGGCGATCTGGGGGCAAAGCCGGGTGGCCACGGAAGATGATGTGGTTTATGTGGGGGCAACGGAAGCACAGGTTGATTTTAGTTTCACTGCCCACGATCGCACCTATCGGATTATGCGGACGCGCCCCCGTGGTAGTGCCACTGTGTTGGAATTTCAAATGCTGGGTGATGGCGGCTATAAATCCTTAACTGAGCGTGGTCTTAGGGCGACCCAGCAGGCGATTTTGACCCATTTAAAAATGGATTACAATACGTTCGTCAATTCCGCCTATTTGCGGCAAGGAAGAGCGGATGAGTTTATGCTACGGCGACCGGGCGATCGCAAGCAAATCTTGGTGGATATGCTGAACCTGGCTCAGTATGAGCATTTAGGTGAAAGCGCTAAGGATGTGGTGCGCGATTGTAAGGCGGAGGCAAATGCGATCGCGGCGGCGCTAGCCAGTTTGCAGGAAACCCTGGCGCAAGAGCAAATCATTCAGCCACAGTTAGCCCAACTGAATCAAGATTTAGCTGCCCTCAAACTTGTAAATGCCACAACCAAGCAGCAATTGCAAACCAAAGGTAGCGAACAGCAGCAAAGACAAAACCAGCAGCAACAGCTTAACTGGCAACAACGCCGATACGATCGCTTGCAGGAAGATTGTCAACGTTTGCAAACCCAGGTGCAGCAACAGCACGGTCAACTACGCGAACTCGAAGTGATTATTAGCCACAGCGATCGCATTTACCAAGAACATGCCCATTACCAAGAGTTATGTCACCGCGAAGCCGAAGCGAATCGTAAATCCCAACGCTATCAACAGCTTAATCAAGAGAAAAGCCAACTCCAACAGGCGATCGCAGTTAAGCAAAGTGAATTAAAAGAACAGCTCAAACATGCTCGGCTGGAATTAGAGCGATTGCAGCAAAAACAACAAGAACTGAATCTGGCGATCGCTAAGGGAACGGAAATAGAAGCAGCGGTGAATAAGCTCCATCAGGCCAGGGCACAATTGCGCCAATTCGATCGCCTCCAAGCCCAGGCCAGCCCTTTGATCCAACGCCAGCATTCCCTCCAACGCCAATTAGACCAGCATGTCGCCAAGCTCACTGCCCAATTAGACGCGCAGCGTAAACAACTTCACCAATGGCGATCGCAAACCCAACTAAACCCCGACCTGCTGGCGACCAAGCAGCAAATTGACCAGGCAATTAGCCATCTGCAAGCCAGACAAGCCTATCAGAACCAGGTATATGAGAAGGGCTTAGAACGGCGTAGTTTCCTAGAACGGCTCCAGGAACGGGCACAAGCCTGCCAAGCGCAATTCTCTGAACTTAGCGATCGCCTCGCTCAATTAAGCCAGCCCCACCAGGCCGATTGTCCCCTGTGCCAGCAATCTCTGGACCACAATCATCGAGAGCAACTCAAGCAAAAACTAGAACAGGAATATCAATCACTCCAGGCCGAAATCTGGGTAATTAAGGAACAGCAAGCAGCTTCTGAATGTGAAATTCAAGTCCTCCGCCAGGAATATCGCCAACTCAGCCAGGAGTTAGCCGCCCTGCCCACTTACCTGCAGCAAAAAGGCCATTTGGAAGCGCAATTGCAAACCAGCAGCAACACCCACAGCCAGATTCAAACCCTGGAGCAAGAAATTGCCCAGCTTGAAACTTGTTTGCAGCAGCAAGACTATTTGCCAGAAGCCAGAGCTGAGCTTGATCTAGTGGAATCTGGTCTGGCTCAACTGAACTACGATGAACGGAATCATGCACTGGTGCGCGGGGAAGCAGAGCGCTGGCGCTGGGCTGATCTGAAATTAACTGAGCTTAAAAAAGCGATGCGCGAGCATGAACAGGTCTTACAACAACTGCCCCAACAGCAAGCCCAGGTAGAACTACGATCGCAGCGCTTAAACCAACATGCGATCGATTTGGAATTGCAGCAGCAACTAGAACAATGCGATCGGCAACTAGCTCAAATTGGCTATGATCCTGCCACTCATCAACAACTGCGTCAGGCTCAAACCCAAGCCCAACCAGCCCTGTTGCACTATCAAGAACTGACGATCGCCAGACAGAAACATCCAGAAGTGCTTAGCCAATATCAACAAACTAAGCAGCAATATGCTCAAAAGCAAGCTGATCTGGCGGTGCTCAGTCAAGAGATCGATCGGCTTCAGCAAACCTTGGCCGTAACCCCAGACCTCGCAGAGGTAATTAAACAACTAGAACAGGAATTGGCTGATCAACGATCGCAAATTGAACAGTTAATTGGCGCGATCGCCCGCTTCCAGCAAACCCAACAGCAGCTAGAGACCCAGAAAAGCCAGGCCAGCAATCTAGAAACCCGCCTGACTGAGTTGCGCCACCGCCAGCAGATTCACCAGGAACTGCAATATGCCTTTGGTAAAAATGGCATCCAGGCTTTGATGATCGAAACGATGCTGCCACAAATCGAAGCAGAAACGAATATTTTGTTAGCTAAGCTCAGCAATCATCAATTACATGTCAGGTTTATTACCCAAAAGGCGGGCAAACGCAGCGATCGCTTGATCGATACCCTTGATATTGAAATTGCCGATAGCCAGGGCACCCGCCCCTATGAAACCTATTCCGGTGGTGAGTCGTTCCGGATTAACTTTGCGATTCGGCTGGCGCTGTCGCGGGTATTGGCACAGCGGGTTGGTGGTAAGCTGCAAACGTTGATCATTGATGAAGGGTTTAGTACCCAGGATCATGAGGGCTGCGATCGGTTGGTGGCCGCGATTAATGCGATCGCTGGTGACTTTGCCTGTATTTTAGTAATTACCCACATGCCGCAGCTAAAGGAAGCATTTAGCCACCTCATAGAAGTGAGCAAGACAAACATGGGATCAAAAATTAATCTTGTCGCCTAA
- a CDS encoding response regulator, producing MRILVIDVDEQIVTSITEVLSQHRHLVDSASDFNQGWDQIQAFEYDLLILSFTLAEQSSQLGELGKSCESSKSEGLRLCQRLRQEKYQMPILMLGNQNDAIVAAQALDAGADDYLAQPFEWPEFLARFRALLRRNSTTVTPTLQWGQLELDPISCKVTYIEAPVNLRPREYKLLELFMRNRNRIFSCGAILDRLWSFDDPPGEETIRAHIKGLRQKLRAVGAADLIETVYGLGYRLRAIEKSDPALADPKTAEVVQIKMIPSLQQALSRTWERIKPTIINKLASFEQALQAIESGDLDRQICRETQADVQELANLLIAFQAEKATKIANQISDFFGDQLVESNNGQVQITQKQDININQLMIDLRQELDRIDLVDRHAEVGHGATDSTSTDCCGDDENAQEPDTRSRLYLVESDAELVEKLLWEATIRDINLEAFPDTNAARRAIEQQWPDILLLNPNCSRSVEDGLTLLTELTNLTPAIPVVVISEQGDIDTRLEAMRLGCRAFIQKPSLPDHTIEVIVQILQETEDCLAKVLAVNGDQKSLGILRALMEPWGMQLTTLSNPLHFWEVLEKVSPDLLLLDLEMPHINGFELCQLVRNAPRWSGLPIIFLSKQTQTSTLRQMFSAGADDFVSKPIAGPELITRIFNRIERNQLFRRLAERDSLTQLPNRAKFSLHLKRLLGIAEQRGKVVDIGMIAINELGQINQQFGFAIGDAIIRQSAELLKRYFCNEDMVGRWSGRKFIVSMYDMEPGIGRKRIEEAVFALKNKPFVTTERKKFHTDFSGGLASFPADGENLESLSAIAEADLHQSRVKSRDAKQPSQIAAT from the coding sequence ATGAGAATACTGGTTATTGATGTAGATGAGCAGATCGTTACCTCAATTACTGAAGTTTTGAGTCAGCATCGTCACTTAGTTGATTCAGCCTCAGACTTCAATCAGGGTTGGGATCAAATCCAAGCGTTTGAATATGATCTGCTAATTTTATCGTTTACTCTTGCTGAGCAATCCAGCCAATTGGGTGAATTAGGTAAATCATGCGAATCAAGTAAATCAGAGGGGCTTAGACTGTGCCAACGGCTACGCCAGGAAAAGTATCAAATGCCGATCCTGATGCTAGGGAACCAGAATGATGCGATCGTGGCTGCCCAAGCCCTTGATGCAGGTGCCGATGACTATTTAGCCCAACCATTTGAATGGCCAGAATTTTTAGCTAGATTCAGAGCCCTGTTGCGCCGTAATAGCACCACAGTAACACCAACTTTGCAGTGGGGACAACTCGAATTAGATCCAATTAGTTGTAAAGTGACCTATATTGAAGCGCCAGTCAACCTGAGACCCAGGGAATATAAATTATTAGAGCTATTTATGCGCAATCGCAATCGCATCTTTAGCTGTGGCGCAATTCTCGATCGGCTCTGGTCATTTGATGATCCACCGGGGGAAGAAACAATCAGAGCCCACATCAAAGGGCTACGTCAGAAATTGAGGGCCGTTGGCGCTGCTGATCTAATCGAGACGGTCTATGGTTTGGGTTACCGACTCAGGGCGATCGAAAAAAGCGATCCTGCTCTGGCCGATCCTAAAACGGCAGAAGTAGTTCAGATTAAGATGATTCCTAGTTTGCAGCAGGCGTTGTCTCGCACCTGGGAGAGAATTAAACCCACCATTATCAATAAACTGGCTAGTTTTGAGCAAGCTCTGCAAGCGATCGAGTCCGGTGACCTAGACCGACAAATCTGCCGGGAAACCCAGGCTGATGTACAGGAATTAGCTAATCTGCTGATTGCTTTTCAAGCCGAGAAAGCTACCAAAATTGCCAATCAAATCAGTGACTTCTTTGGCGATCAATTGGTGGAATCCAATAATGGCCAGGTACAGATCACGCAAAAGCAAGATATAAATATAAATCAGTTGATGATTGACCTGCGCCAAGAGCTCGATCGGATTGATCTGGTCGATCGCCATGCCGAGGTGGGGCATGGGGCCACTGATTCAACTTCAACCGATTGCTGTGGTGATGATGAAAATGCTCAAGAGCCCGACACGCGATCGCGCTTATATCTAGTTGAAAGCGATGCCGAACTGGTGGAAAAGCTCCTGTGGGAAGCCACAATCCGCGATATTAATTTAGAGGCTTTCCCGGATACCAATGCAGCACGTAGGGCGATCGAACAGCAGTGGCCGGATATTTTACTACTCAATCCCAATTGCAGCCGCTCCGTTGAAGATGGGCTGACTTTGCTGACCGAATTAACCAATCTAACTCCTGCGATCCCGGTGGTGGTTATTTCCGAACAAGGGGATATTGATACTCGTCTTGAGGCAATGCGCCTGGGATGTCGAGCTTTTATCCAAAAGCCCTCATTGCCCGATCATACGATCGAAGTTATCGTTCAAATTCTGCAAGAAACCGAGGATTGTCTGGCCAAAGTATTAGCAGTGAATGGCGATCAGAAAAGCCTGGGCATTCTCAGAGCCTTGATGGAGCCCTGGGGGATGCAGTTAACTACATTGAGCAATCCACTGCATTTCTGGGAAGTGCTAGAAAAGGTGTCGCCAGATCTGTTGCTGCTGGATCTAGAAATGCCACACATCAATGGCTTTGAGTTATGTCAATTGGTGCGGAATGCACCGCGCTGGTCGGGCTTACCGATTATTTTCCTGTCTAAGCAAACCCAAACCAGTACCCTCCGGCAAATGTTCAGTGCTGGCGCGGATGACTTTGTCAGTAAGCCGATCGCTGGGCCAGAATTGATTACGCGTATTTTTAACCGGATTGAACGAAATCAATTGTTCCGTCGATTGGCTGAACGTGATTCTCTCACCCAACTTCCTAATCGCGCTAAATTTAGTCTTCATCTTAAACGATTACTGGGAATTGCCGAGCAGCGGGGCAAGGTTGTAGATATTGGTATGATTGCGATCAATGAGCTAGGGCAAATTAACCAGCAATTTGGGTTTGCGATCGGCGATGCCATAATTCGTCAGTCGGCTGAATTACTCAAAAGATACTTCTGCAACGAGGATATGGTGGGGCGGTGGAGTGGCCGCAAATTTATTGTCTCTATGTATGATATGGAGCCAGGCATAGGACGCAAAAGAATCGAAGAAGCTGTTTTTGCCCTAAAAAATAAGCCATTTGTAACCACCGAAAGGAAAAAGTTCCACACTGATTTTAGTGGCGGCTTAGCCAGTTTCCCTGCTGATGGTGAAAACCTCGAGTCCCTTTCTGCGATCGCCGAAGCGGATTTACACCAATCCAGGGTTAAATCTAGAGATGCAAAACAACCCAGCCAAATTGCTGCTACTTAA
- a CDS encoding STAS domain-containing protein, whose translation MIGVKDATACPVVKMIKPNGRIDRSNYKDIYRQAIAVIETAQPSLNEQADFILVDMQDVRLIDSCGLGTLIALLKAARINGKQLALCSIRPNVKMLLGLTSAFKVFNVFPSDRHFWVDLERFTSDACPLATVAA comes from the coding sequence ATGATTGGAGTGAAAGACGCTACGGCTTGTCCAGTCGTCAAAATGATTAAACCAAACGGTAGGATTGATCGCAGTAATTATAAAGATATTTATCGGCAGGCGATCGCTGTGATCGAAACTGCTCAACCCAGCTTAAATGAGCAAGCTGATTTCATCCTTGTGGATATGCAAGATGTGCGATTGATTGATAGCTGTGGCTTGGGAACCCTAATCGCATTGCTTAAAGCTGCCCGCATCAATGGCAAGCAACTAGCTTTATGCTCAATCCGGCCGAATGTGAAGATGCTGCTGGGGCTGACCTCTGCATTTAAAGTTTTTAATGTTTTCCCAAGCGATCGCCACTTTTGGGTTGATTTAGAGCGGTTCACCTCAGATGCATGTCCATTAGCTACCGTTGCTGCCTAG
- a CDS encoding mechanosensitive ion channel family protein yields MSNILEPLQELIANPIVVKILVAIIGLIAIAFFFRLLQRSLPRYIKDADTRYRARKTIGLAGYILMIIFVASVFGDSLGQLAVIFGAIGAGIAFALQEVITSIAGWVAISLGQYYQPGDRILLGGVRGDVIDITVLRTTVMECGDWVEGDLYNGRIVRIANSFVFKEPVFNYSADFPFLWDELVIPLNYNSDRKLARELLNQAVCEVMGDYIEYALNEWKTMVRKYLIEDARVEPIISIAAKDSWMEYTVRYVVDYKERRGRKDMLFDLILDKIDATNGKVQLPTATLELVRTSQLKVRLDPAERSL; encoded by the coding sequence ATGTCCAACATCCTAGAACCACTCCAAGAACTAATTGCCAATCCGATCGTAGTCAAAATCCTGGTGGCAATTATTGGTTTGATTGCGATCGCTTTTTTCTTTCGGCTTCTGCAACGATCGCTCCCCCGTTATATCAAGGATGCCGACACCCGCTATCGTGCCCGTAAAACGATCGGCTTGGCTGGCTATATCTTGATGATTATTTTTGTGGCCAGTGTGTTTGGTGATAGCCTGGGACAACTGGCGGTGATCTTTGGCGCGATCGGTGCGGGGATTGCCTTTGCGCTCCAAGAGGTGATCACCAGTATTGCAGGGTGGGTAGCGATCTCGTTGGGGCAATATTATCAACCGGGCGATCGAATTTTGTTGGGTGGGGTTCGTGGTGATGTCATTGATATTACGGTGCTACGCACAACCGTGATGGAATGCGGCGATTGGGTTGAGGGGGATTTGTATAATGGCCGGATCGTGCGGATTGCCAATAGCTTTGTGTTCAAAGAACCAGTGTTTAACTATTCTGCCGACTTCCCTTTTTTGTGGGATGAATTGGTGATTCCGTTGAATTATAACAGCGATCGCAAACTAGCTAGAGAACTACTGAACCAGGCTGTATGTGAGGTGATGGGCGATTATATTGAATATGCCCTGAACGAATGGAAAACAATGGTGCGGAAGTATTTAATTGAGGATGCAAGGGTTGAACCAATCATTTCGATCGCAGCTAAAGATAGCTGGATGGAATATACAGTTCGCTATGTGGTGGACTATAAGGAACGACGCGGCCGGAAGGATATGCTATTTGATTTGATCCTTGACAAAATTGATGCGACAAATGGTAAGGTGCAACTGCCTACGGCAACATTGGAACTGGTGCGAACTTCGCAATTGAAGGTGCGATTAGATCCAGCGGAACGATCGCTGTAA
- a CDS encoding calcium-binding protein — translation MVNITFLGGTISDDNNGNINFSAPIIHPSVGTIPAAPPTPVALYTEPNPDFTGLNLFNYLFTITQGAAVVPNESAFRDFTNNNDTENVPTWSGFGPVQSGGIRALNGNDVVFGSIDNDVVNGNRGSDQLTGSNGYDYLRGGRDNDFVFGDSGNDIVNGNRDNDQVSGGSGNDFVRGGQGNDLLFGNNGSDVLVGDFGSDSLQGGGGADAFILRADVLAANAQAADRILDFSSGAGDYIIIAGASRFTVGLSDTTNIAGAATNDTIISFNGQILGVVLDTNQANVFNNLFSVAIDSPLVTSVG, via the coding sequence ATGGTAAATATAACTTTTCTCGGCGGCACTATTTCCGATGATAATAACGGCAATATTAATTTTTCGGCTCCGATCATTCATCCTAGTGTTGGCACGATTCCCGCTGCACCACCAACCCCTGTTGCCCTCTACACCGAACCCAACCCTGACTTTACTGGTTTAAACCTATTCAATTATCTATTCACTATCACTCAAGGGGCAGCCGTTGTTCCCAATGAAAGCGCATTTCGGGACTTCACTAATAATAATGATACGGAGAATGTGCCTACCTGGTCAGGATTTGGGCCAGTTCAGTCCGGTGGGATTCGCGCACTCAATGGCAATGATGTTGTTTTTGGTTCTATCGACAATGACGTAGTGAATGGCAACCGGGGCAGCGATCAGCTCACTGGTAGTAATGGCTATGATTACCTGCGTGGTGGCCGGGATAATGACTTTGTGTTTGGCGACTCTGGGAATGACATTGTCAACGGCAATCGTGATAATGATCAGGTCTCTGGCGGCAGTGGGAATGATTTTGTGCGTGGCGGGCAGGGTAATGATCTGCTCTTTGGCAATAACGGCTCAGATGTTCTAGTTGGCGATTTTGGTAGCGATAGTCTCCAGGGCGGCGGTGGTGCTGATGCGTTTATCCTACGTGCTGATGTCCTGGCTGCCAATGCCCAAGCTGCCGATCGGATTTTGGACTTTAGTTCTGGCGCTGGTGACTATATTATTATTGCTGGCGCAAGCAGATTCACCGTAGGTCTATCTGATACAACGAATATTGCTGGGGCAGCAACTAATGACACGATTATTAGTTTCAATGGCCAGATTCTAGGAGTGGTTCTAGATACCAACCAGGCAAATGTATTCAATAATCTATTCTCTGTGGCGATAGATTCTCCTCTGGTTACTTCAGTCGGTTAG
- a CDS encoding calcium-binding protein codes for MVNLNFLGGTISDDNTGNLNLPDPFIHPSVGTIPAAPPTPIALYTPPTTDFVGLDLVNYLFSIVQGAAVVPNESAFLDYTNNNDNEVVPNWSGFGPVRSGGIRALNGDDIINGSTDNDVVNGNLGADQLFGGAGYDYLRGGRDNDLIFGFNGNDILNGNRGNDQIFGEDGNDFLRGGKDNDSLFGGNGEDILIGDVGTDRLSGGLDADAFFFRTDSFFGESNLSQNEFAADWILDFNPGEGDYIVANGASRNTIGLDDSRNIDGAGGSDTVITFSGQVLGVVLETSAGDVFNNFYSVGLDSALVTSIG; via the coding sequence ATGGTAAATTTAAATTTTCTTGGCGGCACTATTTCCGATGACAATACTGGCAATCTCAATCTGCCAGATCCCTTTATTCACCCTAGTGTTGGTACAATCCCTGCTGCACCCCCAACCCCGATCGCCCTATATACGCCACCTACGACTGATTTTGTAGGTTTGGATCTAGTGAATTACCTATTCTCGATCGTGCAAGGGGCGGCAGTTGTTCCCAATGAAAGTGCTTTTCTGGACTACACCAACAACAATGATAACGAAGTTGTGCCCAACTGGTCGGGCTTTGGCCCCGTTAGATCCGGCGGCATCAGAGCCCTTAATGGCGACGATATTATCAATGGCTCCACTGATAATGATGTGGTCAATGGCAATCTAGGCGCAGATCAACTCTTTGGTGGCGCTGGCTATGACTATTTGCGTGGCGGCCGTGATAATGATTTAATATTTGGTTTCAATGGGAATGATATTCTCAATGGCAATCGCGGCAATGACCAGATTTTCGGCGAAGATGGCAATGATTTCCTGCGCGGTGGCAAGGACAATGATTCCCTCTTTGGTGGCAATGGTGAAGATATCCTAATTGGCGATGTTGGCACCGATCGCCTTTCTGGTGGCTTAGATGCTGATGCCTTCTTCTTCCGCACCGACAGCTTCTTTGGCGAAAGTAATCTTTCTCAGAATGAATTCGCCGCTGATTGGATTCTGGATTTCAATCCTGGTGAAGGTGACTATATTGTTGCCAATGGAGCAAGCCGCAATACGATCGGCCTGGATGATTCCCGCAATATTGATGGTGCTGGTGGGAGTGATACGGTAATCACATTTAGTGGCCAAGTGCTAGGCGTAGTATTGGAAACCAGCGCTGGTGATGTGTTTAATAATTTCTACTCCGTTGGCTTGGATTCTGCTTTGGTAACTTCGATCGGTTAA